A part of Planococcus sp. MB-3u-03 genomic DNA contains:
- a CDS encoding glycosyltransferase family 4 protein has product MSAKVLHAMTIAQSLQLVKGQLKTLETRGYEVKALSSEGSYAEIFEQEEGVKVLHVNMEREIALKQDLESLFACIRVIRSEKPDIVNAGTPKAGLIVSLAAYFCRVPVRIYNVLGLRLETTGGIKRQILLMAEKIAAASSTHLLAVSPSLKRQIVELGIAPAGKIKILGHGSVNGFDLHRFELDEEMKRRVVEKRQAYGWTGEELVLGSMGRITKDKGIDETVRAFTELHARHPNLRLLIVGDYESADAVSEWTCKTITAHPHIVHEDYQLDPVPFYHLMDLFLFLTKREGFGNVSAEAALTGIPVIAADVTGARDTLVDGETGYLVDPDSHADVMEKLDKLISDPELREVLGAAGQQWVRQNFSNEALWEEMDQYYRSCLLERSSVLGEAQ; this is encoded by the coding sequence ATGTCAGCGAAAGTGTTGCACGCCATGACCATTGCCCAAAGCCTGCAGTTGGTGAAGGGGCAATTAAAGACATTGGAAACGCGCGGCTATGAAGTAAAAGCGTTGAGTTCAGAAGGAAGCTACGCGGAAATCTTTGAACAGGAAGAAGGCGTGAAGGTGCTGCACGTCAATATGGAACGCGAAATTGCCTTAAAGCAAGACTTGGAGTCGCTGTTCGCCTGCATCCGCGTCATCCGCTCCGAAAAACCGGATATCGTCAATGCCGGAACACCGAAGGCGGGGCTGATTGTATCACTCGCTGCTTATTTCTGCAGGGTGCCGGTACGCATCTACAATGTGCTGGGTTTACGCCTCGAGACGACCGGGGGCATCAAGCGGCAAATCCTGTTGATGGCAGAGAAAATCGCCGCGGCATCGTCGACCCACCTGCTTGCGGTATCGCCGAGCCTGAAGCGCCAGATTGTCGAACTTGGCATCGCCCCAGCAGGTAAAATCAAGATTCTCGGGCACGGCAGCGTCAACGGCTTTGATCTGCATCGTTTTGAACTAGACGAAGAGATGAAAAGGCGTGTGGTGGAAAAGCGCCAAGCATATGGATGGACCGGCGAGGAACTTGTGCTCGGATCGATGGGGCGGATCACAAAAGACAAGGGCATCGACGAAACGGTGCGTGCATTCACCGAGCTGCACGCACGTCACCCGAATTTGCGGCTGCTGATCGTCGGCGATTACGAATCGGCGGATGCAGTGTCCGAGTGGACGTGTAAGACGATCACCGCTCATCCGCACATCGTCCACGAAGATTACCAATTGGATCCGGTGCCGTTTTATCATTTGATGGATTTGTTTTTATTCCTGACAAAGCGTGAAGGGTTCGGCAATGTGTCGGCGGAAGCGGCACTGACGGGAATACCTGTCATTGCAGCGGACGTCACGGGCGCGCGCGATACCTTAGTGGACGGCGAGACCGGTTATTTGGTCGATCCCGACAGCCACGCAGATGTTATGGAGAAACTGGATAAGTTGATCAGCGATCCTGAATTGCGCGAAGTCTTGGGGGCAGCAGGCCAGCAATGGGTGCGCCAGAATTTCAGCAATGAAGCCTTGTGGGAAGAGATGGATCAATATTACCGAAGCTGCCTATTGGAACGGTCGAGTGTGCTCGGCGAAGCGCAGTGA
- a CDS encoding glycosyltransferase family 4 protein, whose translation MTTKLIHAVTVSESLSFMDGQLRYLKDKGFEPKALSSKGPGFEEFQSSEQVEMLELPMDRGISPLHDLQSLARCIALFRKERPLVVNASTPKAGLVVTVAARICGVPVRIYTMRGLRMETTAGWKRNLLLTMEKIAASSATHCLAVSDSLRERAVEFGIASEEKISVLGKGSGDGFDVARFQATPEIAAAKEALREQYNIHKEHTILGFVGRLTRDKGVNELVAAFKLLSLENERLRLLIVGDYEDDDPVEESVKWEIDNNPKIIKTGFLPDPVAYYHLMDIFVFLTKREGFGNVSIEAALCGLPVIASDVTGARNTIVDEKTGLLVDPENLQEITETIHKLIASDSLRARFGEAGREWASAHFSNEVLWKELDSFYKNCLGESLVPAGELN comes from the coding sequence ATGACAACCAAACTGATACATGCCGTCACTGTTTCGGAAAGTTTGAGCTTTATGGATGGCCAATTGCGCTACTTGAAAGACAAGGGGTTCGAGCCGAAAGCATTGAGTTCCAAAGGACCCGGGTTCGAGGAGTTTCAATCAAGTGAACAAGTCGAAATGCTCGAGTTGCCGATGGACAGGGGGATTTCACCCCTTCACGACCTTCAATCGCTTGCCCGCTGCATTGCGTTATTTCGTAAAGAACGCCCGTTAGTCGTCAATGCCAGCACGCCAAAAGCCGGTCTCGTGGTCACTGTGGCAGCGCGAATATGCGGCGTGCCTGTGCGAATCTACACGATGCGTGGCTTGCGGATGGAGACGACTGCGGGATGGAAGCGTAATTTATTATTGACTATGGAAAAAATTGCGGCATCTTCTGCGACGCATTGTTTGGCAGTATCGGATAGTTTACGGGAGCGGGCAGTCGAATTCGGCATCGCCAGTGAAGAAAAAATAAGCGTGCTTGGAAAAGGCAGCGGTGATGGCTTTGATGTTGCGAGATTCCAAGCCACACCGGAAATTGCGGCAGCCAAGGAGGCACTTCGTGAACAATACAACATCCACAAAGAACATACCATTCTCGGTTTTGTCGGCAGGTTGACAAGAGACAAAGGCGTCAATGAACTGGTCGCAGCCTTTAAACTGCTAAGCCTTGAAAACGAGCGTTTGCGCTTGCTCATCGTCGGCGATTACGAGGACGACGACCCAGTGGAAGAAAGTGTGAAATGGGAAATCGACAACAACCCAAAAATTATCAAAACCGGATTTCTTCCAGATCCGGTCGCGTATTACCATTTGATGGACATTTTCGTGTTCCTGACCAAACGTGAGGGTTTTGGCAATGTGTCGATCGAAGCGGCTTTATGCGGGTTGCCGGTTATTGCATCCGATGTCACGGGAGCGCGCAATACGATCGTCGACGAAAAGACCGGTTTGCTGGTAGATCCTGAAAACCTCCAGGAAATCACAGAAACGATCCATAAGTTAATCGCATCCGACAGTTTGCGCGCGCGGTTTGGGGAAGCCGGGCGGGAATGGGCAAGCGCTCATTTCAGCAACGAGGTGCTATGGAAAGAGCTGGACAGTTTTTATAAAAACTGCCTCGGCGAATCGCTGGTACCAGCCGGCGAATTGAACTAA
- a CDS encoding sugar transferase encodes MIVGDFSEEKKQPKRSNAAARVLEVVLAALMLLVLSPLLLAVAILIRIESKGPAMFKQQRGGLYGRHFTIYKFRTMEHGRDKKRNRIDPFDGDPSITKIGNILRKTSIDELPQLINIVKGDMSFIGPRPTVTDQTDNYNDYQKQRLMVKPGVTGLAQVSGRNTLSWDEKIDIDIDYINRKSLRLDLYILVQTVVKVFRTEEIYEKS; translated from the coding sequence ATGATTGTTGGAGATTTCAGTGAAGAAAAAAAGCAGCCGAAGCGCTCGAACGCTGCGGCGAGGGTGCTGGAAGTCGTGCTCGCCGCTTTGATGTTATTGGTCTTATCGCCATTATTGCTAGCAGTCGCCATATTGATTCGCATCGAGTCGAAAGGGCCCGCCATGTTCAAGCAGCAGCGAGGCGGCCTTTACGGACGGCATTTCACCATCTATAAATTCCGGACGATGGAGCACGGGCGGGATAAGAAGCGCAACCGCATCGATCCATTCGACGGCGACCCGAGCATTACAAAAATCGGCAACATCCTCCGCAAAACAAGCATCGATGAATTGCCCCAGCTGATCAACATCGTCAAAGGCGATATGTCATTCATCGGGCCGCGCCCCACAGTCACCGACCAGACCGACAATTACAACGATTACCAGAAGCAGCGGCTGATGGTGAAACCGGGTGTGACGGGCCTCGCACAAGTGAGCGGGCGCAACACTTTAAGCTGGGATGAAAAAATTGACATCGATATCGATTACATCAACCGCAAAAGCCTGCGCCTGGATTTGTATATTTTAGTGCAGACGGTAGTCAAAGTGTTCCGGACAGAAGAAATCTATGAAAAAAGCTGA
- a CDS encoding UDP binding domain-containing protein — protein sequence MMENLKIAIVGAGETSLLAATTFGTVYPVIVFDPDRSKQTRFDESGIAFTDQASELADAGILLMTGSKRPVYTLDVLLELCRIVGKHMKKGSVLIFEAPVYPGTTEEICIPLLEQHSGFIAGKEFFVGFAPSRWHSSDPQNKAAKMRKVIAGQSGPVTDYLADLFAPIHDGGIYKAKSIRVAEAAQLLEIAQKQVNIALMNEVALTLNQQGIDTHDVLETANTKRGFIKFEPDLLGDHPMPWHGVDQFWCKGEKKGRQVAQRIIKKLIQNEVVIHEARITVLGITKQDGTSSVPEAGVLELVSELQEYGVDVQVADAQLEQGQSECVGGVLLTRQAELLPAVSVILAVPHEVYQKAGWKLFERLLEGKEGYVFDVKSILERSEKPEKVTLWRM from the coding sequence ATGATGGAGAATTTGAAAATCGCAATAGTTGGAGCCGGCGAAACTAGCTTGCTTGCGGCAACAACATTCGGCACCGTTTATCCGGTCATCGTATTCGATCCGGATCGCTCCAAACAAACAAGGTTTGACGAAAGCGGCATTGCTTTTACCGATCAAGCAAGCGAACTGGCGGATGCCGGCATCCTCCTGATGACCGGTTCAAAGCGCCCCGTCTATACATTGGACGTGCTTTTAGAGTTATGCAGAATCGTCGGAAAGCATATGAAAAAGGGGTCGGTGCTCATTTTTGAAGCCCCGGTGTACCCGGGCACCACCGAAGAAATTTGCATCCCCTTGCTCGAACAGCATTCCGGATTTATCGCCGGAAAAGAATTTTTTGTCGGCTTTGCACCATCCAGATGGCATAGCAGCGACCCGCAAAACAAGGCGGCGAAAATGCGCAAAGTGATCGCCGGTCAAAGCGGCCCTGTCACCGATTACCTTGCTGATTTATTCGCACCGATCCATGACGGCGGCATTTACAAGGCGAAGTCGATCCGTGTCGCTGAAGCTGCCCAATTGCTCGAAATCGCCCAAAAACAAGTGAATATCGCATTGATGAATGAAGTGGCGCTGACCTTGAACCAGCAGGGAATCGATACGCATGATGTATTGGAAACCGCCAATACGAAGCGGGGCTTCATCAAATTCGAACCGGATCTCCTCGGGGACCATCCCATGCCATGGCATGGAGTGGATCAATTTTGGTGCAAAGGGGAGAAGAAGGGGCGGCAAGTGGCGCAGCGGATCATCAAGAAGTTGATCCAGAACGAAGTCGTCATCCACGAAGCGCGCATCACGGTACTCGGCATCACGAAGCAAGACGGAACAAGCAGCGTGCCGGAAGCCGGGGTGCTGGAACTTGTTTCAGAGCTTCAGGAATACGGCGTGGACGTCCAGGTGGCGGACGCACAGCTCGAGCAAGGGCAGTCGGAATGTGTGGGCGGCGTTTTATTGACGCGGCAGGCGGAACTACTTCCAGCGGTTTCGGTCATACTCGCGGTGCCGCATGAAGTTTACCAAAAAGCAGGCTGGAAGTTATTTGAACGCTTACTTGAAGGCAAGGAAGGTTATGTCTTTGATGTCAAAAGCATACTTGAACGGAGTGAGAAACCGGAGAAGGTGACTTTATGGAGAATGTGA
- a CDS encoding phospholipid carrier-dependent glycosyltransferase → MIYVLGFFVIQILATFLIKDFLPPGDGYAMLLVFTGIVAISLYLYRTLKNEWLFVIFAGFAVRVVILFIDLYVPSIGIFSSGTDTEYFHEVSVLVANGQYPLEQTSTVYVPFLSGLYYMIGEQRAYSQFLNIACWVFSAVFLFKSLNYLQIEKKLSFIALLIFTLMPNSIFMSSILLREALIIFFTTVSLYYFLRWIGERSFLQFGWAVVLSILAMMFHTGMIGLLLVYIASFVWLERGKMGRKISTPLIYLLFVGGISFLVFQNADVFLSKFVTEEGGTVDYEIFAEGGSVYLASFSGLSGVAALLVAPLKMFYFLFSPLPLDWRGGGDIVSFLFDSTVYLFLIGATLYGLFRSKMPVRTKIFILLVIGMTVFIYSYGTQSAGTAMRHRNKIIPLLLLSYAAANSKQLLEFTKTKWTGKKGEKVGS, encoded by the coding sequence ATGATTTATGTACTTGGTTTTTTTGTGATACAGATTCTCGCAACATTTTTAATCAAAGATTTTCTTCCGCCGGGTGATGGCTATGCGATGCTTCTCGTCTTTACCGGAATCGTCGCCATTTCATTGTATTTATACCGTACCTTGAAAAATGAATGGCTGTTCGTCATTTTTGCCGGGTTCGCGGTGCGAGTGGTCATTTTGTTCATCGATCTGTACGTGCCATCGATCGGGATCTTCTCGAGCGGTACGGATACGGAATATTTCCATGAAGTCTCTGTGTTGGTGGCAAACGGCCAATATCCGCTGGAACAGACTTCGACGGTGTATGTGCCGTTTCTGTCAGGGCTCTACTATATGATCGGGGAACAGCGGGCCTACTCGCAATTTCTCAATATTGCCTGCTGGGTGTTCTCGGCCGTATTCCTTTTCAAGTCACTGAACTATTTACAGATCGAGAAGAAATTGAGCTTTATCGCTTTGCTCATCTTCACGCTCATGCCGAACAGTATTTTCATGTCGAGCATCTTGCTGCGGGAGGCACTGATCATATTTTTTACGACAGTATCGCTGTATTATTTCCTGCGCTGGATCGGGGAGCGCTCGTTTCTCCAGTTCGGCTGGGCCGTGGTGCTGTCGATTCTTGCGATGATGTTCCATACCGGCATGATCGGCTTGCTGCTCGTTTATATCGCTTCGTTCGTTTGGCTGGAGCGCGGGAAAATGGGCAGGAAAATCTCAACCCCTCTTATCTACTTGCTATTTGTCGGAGGCATTTCGTTTCTCGTCTTCCAGAACGCCGATGTCTTCTTGAGTAAATTCGTCACGGAAGAAGGCGGGACGGTCGACTACGAGATCTTCGCGGAAGGCGGGTCGGTCTACTTGGCAAGCTTCAGCGGTTTGTCGGGTGTCGCAGCATTGCTCGTCGCACCGCTTAAAATGTTCTACTTCCTGTTTTCACCGCTTCCGCTCGATTGGCGGGGAGGCGGGGATATCGTCAGTTTCCTGTTTGATTCCACCGTTTACCTGTTCCTGATCGGCGCTACGCTTTACGGCCTGTTCCGGAGCAAAATGCCAGTAAGGACAAAAATATTCATCCTGCTGGTGATCGGAATGACTGTTTTCATCTATTCATACGGAACGCAAAGTGCCGGAACGGCGATGCGCCACCGCAATAAGATCATCCCGCTATTATTGCTGTCTTACGCTGCAGCGAATAGCAAGCAATTGCTGGAATTCACCAAAACGAAATGGACTGGGAAAAAGGGGGAGAAGGTGGGCTCATGA
- the murJ gene encoding murein biosynthesis integral membrane protein MurJ — protein MEKTVIAIMFVVIITKVLGFSRDIFLSFFYGADGLTDAYLISTDIPTVFFAFIGMGIAASYIPVYTKIREERGDVAAERFTANVTNAVMLLSTVLVILLLVFPVPIVKLFAYGFEGETLRIAVLFTRIISLTLYFTALIFIFTSYLEVKDRFLPTVLSGLPLNVLLITTIVISSKMDIMMLAIGTVIAVIVQFLYMVPAIRKSGYRHQMVLNLKDRDLKQMMMLAIPVIIGVSADQVNILVDRTIASQLAEGGISALTYAHRIVFFVQAIFVLAVVKVMFPKISKLAVRKNMEELKDVVGKIITTVSLIVIPAAVGMMIFSRQITELLFGRGAFEERAIAMTTGLLFFYALGLLGFGLREVLSKVFYSLEDSRTPMINAFGAMFLNVALNLVLSRVIGLNGLALATSIAAIVSTVLLYASLVRKIGSLDSRRLMVDLAKGILAAIVMGIAARTAFTVSLLMMGDIPALFIGVLTGVMVYAAMLWMLQLSDIAYYKARLMALARR, from the coding sequence ATGGAAAAAACAGTCATCGCCATCATGTTCGTCGTCATCATCACGAAAGTTCTCGGCTTTTCGCGGGATATCTTCCTATCGTTTTTCTACGGTGCTGATGGATTGACCGACGCTTACTTGATCTCGACCGATATCCCAACAGTGTTCTTTGCCTTTATCGGCATGGGCATTGCCGCGAGTTACATACCGGTCTACACGAAAATCCGTGAAGAGCGGGGCGATGTGGCGGCAGAGCGCTTTACGGCGAACGTCACCAATGCGGTCATGCTGCTGTCGACGGTGTTGGTCATCCTGCTCCTGGTATTCCCCGTGCCGATCGTCAAATTGTTCGCCTACGGGTTCGAAGGTGAGACGCTGCGGATCGCGGTGCTGTTCACGCGGATCATTTCGCTGACGCTTTACTTCACCGCCTTGATCTTCATTTTCACCAGCTACCTGGAAGTGAAAGACCGTTTCCTGCCGACGGTGCTAAGCGGCTTGCCCCTCAATGTGCTGCTGATCACAACGATTGTGATTAGTTCAAAAATGGATATCATGATGCTTGCCATCGGAACAGTCATTGCGGTCATTGTGCAGTTTCTGTACATGGTGCCGGCTATACGCAAAAGCGGCTATCGCCATCAGATGGTGTTGAACCTGAAAGACCGTGATTTGAAGCAGATGATGATGCTCGCGATTCCCGTCATCATCGGGGTGTCAGCTGACCAAGTCAATATCCTGGTCGACCGGACGATCGCTTCACAGCTAGCGGAAGGCGGGATATCTGCATTGACCTATGCACACCGCATCGTATTCTTCGTCCAGGCGATCTTCGTGCTGGCGGTCGTGAAGGTGATGTTCCCGAAAATCTCAAAATTGGCTGTAAGGAAAAATATGGAAGAATTAAAAGACGTCGTCGGCAAAATCATTACGACGGTTTCGTTGATTGTCATTCCCGCTGCAGTCGGCATGATGATTTTCTCCCGGCAGATTACGGAGCTGCTGTTCGGGCGTGGGGCTTTCGAGGAGCGGGCCATTGCAATGACGACGGGCTTATTGTTCTTCTATGCGCTGGGCCTGCTCGGGTTCGGGTTGCGTGAAGTGTTGTCGAAAGTGTTTTATTCCTTGGAAGATTCACGGACGCCGATGATCAACGCATTCGGTGCCATGTTTTTAAACGTCGCGTTGAACTTGGTGTTATCGCGTGTCATCGGGCTGAACGGCTTGGCGCTCGCGACCAGTATCGCGGCGATTGTCAGCACGGTTCTGTTGTATGCATCGCTGGTCCGGAAAATCGGATCACTCGACAGTCGGCGGCTTATGGTCGACTTGGCGAAAGGCATACTCGCCGCAATCGTCATGGGCATCGCGGCAAGAACGGCATTTACGGTTTCTTTGCTAATGATGGGCGACATTCCGGCTTTGTTCATCGGGGTGTTAACAGGAGTCATGGTGTATGCAGCGATGCTGTGGATGCTTCAACTGAGCGATATCGCCTATTACAAAGCTAGGTTGATGGCATTGGCCAGACGTTGA
- a CDS encoding GNAT family N-acetyltransferase translates to MKDLFFEEAYGKLYERMEHGVCKEYVFQSAYGEIRHLFIKREIPMLIHGERWYDAITPYGYGGPRITRCATGCHSDLVTAFEDSFREYCKDQRIVSEFVRFHPIFDNARDFSNCYDVTFQRETVGTTLDGFDDPVVSEFSKSARKTLRRSLNAGVTCRITVAPSDLGRFKEIYYETMNRVHADSYYFFDDAYFDSCLLKFADKIILAEAIYEGQVIAAELHFLYDGIMHTHLSGTVHDFHQLSPIYVLQYGAVRWGKENGVKLIHAGGGRTNDEEDPLYKFKKKFGQHTGYRFYTGRKIWNAEIYEELCKKSRANPDEPFFPAYRANASKQLSSV, encoded by the coding sequence GTGAAGGACCTGTTTTTTGAAGAAGCGTACGGCAAGCTCTACGAAAGGATGGAGCACGGTGTATGCAAGGAGTACGTATTCCAAAGCGCATACGGCGAAATTCGGCATCTGTTTATCAAACGTGAAATTCCGATGCTGATTCACGGGGAGAGGTGGTATGACGCCATTACCCCTTATGGTTATGGGGGCCCGCGAATCACACGCTGTGCGACAGGCTGCCATTCCGATTTGGTCACTGCTTTTGAGGATTCTTTCCGCGAATACTGCAAGGACCAGCGCATCGTCAGCGAATTCGTCCGCTTTCATCCAATCTTCGACAACGCTCGCGACTTTTCCAATTGCTACGATGTCACGTTCCAAAGAGAAACAGTCGGAACGACACTCGATGGCTTTGACGATCCGGTTGTTTCCGAGTTTTCGAAATCTGCCAGAAAAACTCTGCGCCGTTCGCTGAATGCGGGCGTCACGTGCCGCATCACTGTGGCCCCAAGCGACCTGGGGCGTTTTAAGGAAATCTATTACGAAACGATGAACCGCGTCCATGCCGACTCCTATTATTTCTTTGATGATGCTTATTTCGATAGCTGTTTGCTGAAGTTCGCCGATAAAATCATTTTGGCTGAAGCGATTTATGAAGGCCAAGTGATCGCAGCAGAGCTGCACTTTCTGTATGACGGCATCATGCACACGCATCTATCGGGCACCGTCCACGATTTCCATCAGCTGTCGCCGATCTATGTTTTGCAATATGGCGCGGTGCGTTGGGGAAAAGAAAATGGCGTCAAGCTGATTCATGCAGGCGGCGGCCGGACGAACGACGAGGAAGATCCCTTGTACAAGTTCAAGAAAAAGTTCGGCCAGCACACCGGCTATCGCTTCTACACCGGCCGGAAAATCTGGAACGCCGAGATTTACGAAGAGCTGTGTAAAAAGTCCAGAGCCAACCCGGACGAACCCTTCTTCCCAGCGTACCGGGCGAATGCCAGCAAGCAATTGAGCAGCGTATGA
- a CDS encoding GNAT family N-acetyltransferase — MKDLYFEKNYGRLYEVIENGQCKVFEFDHPLGHVRHQFIRREIPIPATGGPYFDIVTPYGYGGPVIKKCAEGRKAELVEMFEQAFGEYCAEHGIVSEFVRFHPVLGNALDFEDCYEVRYLRETVGTSLAAYEDPVQSEFSKSTRKNIRKALEAGVVYEIIESPKSLGEFKEIYHETMSRNNADAYYYFEEEYFTECLKYFADRIVLTKAIFDGQVIGMGLNFTYDDRIHTHLSGTLSDYSHAYPAYVLQYALTVWGKANGYRLIHDGGGRTNDPNDNLLMFKRQFGKNTRFDFYIGKKIWNKPVYQKLCEINAADAATDYFPAYRCKKHLEASRV; from the coding sequence GTGAAGGATTTGTATTTCGAAAAAAATTACGGTCGATTGTACGAAGTGATCGAAAATGGACAGTGCAAAGTGTTTGAGTTTGACCATCCACTTGGCCATGTGCGTCATCAGTTTATCCGCCGTGAGATTCCGATTCCCGCAACAGGTGGCCCATATTTCGACATTGTCACTCCTTATGGCTATGGAGGGCCGGTCATCAAAAAATGTGCAGAAGGCAGAAAAGCCGAATTGGTGGAGATGTTTGAGCAAGCTTTCGGAGAATATTGTGCGGAACATGGCATCGTTAGTGAATTTGTCAGGTTCCATCCGGTCTTAGGAAATGCTTTGGATTTTGAGGATTGCTACGAGGTGAGGTATTTGCGCGAAACGGTAGGCACCAGCCTGGCAGCATATGAGGACCCGGTCCAAAGTGAGTTCTCTAAATCAACCCGTAAAAATATCCGCAAAGCGCTTGAAGCGGGCGTGGTTTACGAAATCATCGAAAGCCCCAAAAGCCTGGGCGAATTTAAAGAAATCTATCACGAGACGATGAGCCGGAATAATGCAGATGCTTATTATTATTTTGAAGAAGAGTATTTCACCGAATGCCTCAAATATTTCGCAGACCGCATCGTGTTGACGAAAGCGATCTTCGATGGGCAAGTCATCGGAATGGGATTGAACTTCACATATGATGATCGCATCCATACACATCTATCCGGAACTTTGAGCGATTACAGCCATGCGTATCCGGCCTACGTGCTGCAATACGCTTTGACGGTCTGGGGGAAAGCGAATGGTTATCGGCTGATTCACGATGGGGGCGGGAGGACCAACGACCCGAACGATAATTTGCTGATGTTCAAGAGGCAATTCGGGAAAAACACCCGATTCGATTTTTACATCGGAAAGAAGATATGGAACAAGCCGGTTTATCAGAAATTATGCGAAATCAACGCGGCAGATGCAGCAACCGATTATTTTCCGGCCTACCGCTGCAAAAAGCATTTGGAAGCGAGCCGCGTCTAG
- a CDS encoding GNAT family N-acetyltransferase: protein MMGDLYFDERYGKLYEEIEKGVCQVFEFDHPLGRVRHLFIKREIPILLGSERYFDIVTPYGYGGPLMTGCAPEHREELASAFAESFAAYCEAEGVVSEFIRFHPVLGNARDFENSYEVRYLRDTVGTSIGAYDDPVEAEFSASARKNIRKALRDGAEFRVTLGPRDLKAFQRIYFATMDRNHADSFYYFNEQYFAQLLESFGDRLLLVEALYEGEVIGMELQFVYNGLIHTHLSGTYEAFHHLSPVYIMQYATVLWAKENGISLIHGGGGRTNSPDDNLLRFKQQFARHTSFSFYSGQKVWNEEVYSKLCKEANTAVTDEFFPAYRKRPAKEKSEV, encoded by the coding sequence ATGATGGGGGATCTTTATTTCGATGAGCGCTATGGAAAACTATATGAAGAAATTGAGAAAGGCGTGTGCCAAGTTTTTGAGTTTGATCATCCGCTCGGGCGCGTACGGCATTTGTTCATCAAGCGTGAGATTCCGATTTTGCTCGGGTCTGAACGCTACTTCGATATAGTCACACCATATGGATACGGCGGCCCATTGATGACAGGCTGTGCGCCGGAACATCGGGAAGAGCTGGCATCGGCTTTTGCGGAATCATTTGCTGCCTACTGCGAAGCAGAAGGGGTGGTCAGTGAATTTATCCGGTTTCATCCGGTACTTGGCAATGCTCGGGATTTTGAAAACAGCTACGAAGTTCGCTACTTGCGCGATACGGTCGGGACATCGATAGGGGCTTACGATGATCCGGTAGAGGCGGAGTTCAGTGCCTCGGCGCGCAAGAACATTCGCAAAGCGTTGCGAGATGGCGCAGAATTTCGGGTGACGCTCGGGCCGCGAGACCTAAAGGCTTTTCAGCGGATTTATTTTGCGACGATGGACCGCAACCATGCCGATTCATTCTATTACTTTAATGAACAGTATTTTGCACAATTGCTCGAGTCGTTCGGGGATCGGCTATTGCTGGTTGAAGCGCTTTATGAGGGCGAAGTCATCGGCATGGAGCTGCAATTTGTCTACAACGGTTTGATCCATACGCATTTGTCGGGTACGTACGAAGCATTTCATCATCTATCGCCGGTGTATATCATGCAATACGCTACAGTGTTATGGGCTAAAGAAAATGGCATCAGCCTCATTCATGGAGGCGGCGGGCGGACTAATAGCCCGGACGATAACTTGCTTCGGTTCAAACAGCAATTTGCGCGCCATACGAGCTTTTCATTTTACAGCGGCCAAAAAGTATGGAACGAGGAAGTTTATAGCAAGCTTTGCAAAGAGGCAAATACTGCTGTTACGGATGAGTTTTTCCCAGCTTACCGGAAGCGGCCGGCCAAAGAGAAGAGTGAAGTTTAG
- a CDS encoding antibiotic biosynthesis monooxygenase family protein, whose amino-acid sequence MKLYKWLGNEQETDTLKDKSWFVLSSGSDVAAISEQEVPAGDNIEAYEVLDQKGQLEDGSYAVFNNIPVTEEGRELFESRFQNRAGLVEKEPGFAAIRILRPLDSDTYVILTMWEDESAFTTWQSSQAYSHAHKKRGTSEGIDKRPNIFPRPSFVTTYSK is encoded by the coding sequence ATGAAGCTTTATAAATGGCTCGGCAATGAACAAGAAACCGATACGCTAAAAGACAAAAGCTGGTTTGTTTTATCAAGCGGCAGCGACGTGGCAGCCATTTCTGAACAAGAAGTTCCGGCTGGTGACAACATCGAAGCATACGAAGTACTTGACCAAAAAGGGCAGCTTGAAGACGGATCGTATGCCGTTTTCAATAATATCCCGGTCACTGAAGAAGGGCGTGAACTGTTCGAGTCGCGCTTCCAGAACCGCGCCGGGCTTGTCGAGAAAGAACCAGGTTTTGCAGCGATCCGCATTTTGCGGCCGCTCGATTCCGACACCTATGTCATTCTCACGATGTGGGAAGACGAATCCGCCTTTACCACTTGGCAGTCGTCCCAAGCTTACTCGCACGCACATAAAAAACGCGGCACATCGGAAGGCATCGACAAACGGCCGAACATCTTCCCACGCCCATCATTCGTCACCACTTATTCCAAATAA